From Nitrospira sp.:
GGGGATCACAAGGATAAATGGGGTACGGTTGGGGTATCGGAAAATATCATGGAGGCGACATGGCAGGCCCTGGCGGATAGTATCGAGTACAAGCTACTTGCCGCGGATTAGCGTATTTTCGTAGGAGTTCTCCAAATTTATTCTTGACAGGCTTCATAACCTCACGTAACTTAAGCAAAACTCATCGCGACGGGAATCGATCTCATAAGCGGAGCAGCGCGGCGAGTTGTTACGGTCACGTTGGGGGGAGAGCATGCGAAAGGCTGATATCGCTGAGGAAATCTTCAAGCAGGTCGGTATTTCAAAAAACGAGGCATCGGATATCGTGGAGTTTGTCTTGAATCTCCTCAAGTCTGTATTGCAAAAGGGAGACTCGGTCAAAATCGCGGGATTTGGAAATTTTGTTGTACGCAGTAAGGGTGCCCGTAAAGGACGAAATCCTCGAACTGGAGAAGAAATTGGGATTACCCCCCGACGCGTCGTCACGTTTCGACCAAGCCAAGTGTTCAAGAAGTACGTCAATTCGTAAGGCTACTTCATCCACATCGTCGACGGCACCGTGAGGCCGGTCATGGGAACTGAGCCCAGGCTGGGGAGCAAGGTTTTCTATAAAATTGGTGAGGTGAGTCACCTAACGAAGCTTCCCGCGTACGTGCTCCGCTTTTGGGAATCGCAATTCACCTTTTTAAAACCAAAAAAGAGTCGAGGGAATCAGCGCCTCTATATCCAACGCGACGTGGAAACCGTCCTAGAAATCAAGCGGATGCTCTATGAAGAAGGACATACGATCGAAGGGGTGAAACGATACTGGGTTCGTCGCAGGAGGATTAACTCACGCAAACTGCGCCCGAGGGAAATCGCAAAAAAGGTGATGGGAGACCTTCGAATTATTCTCAAGATCCTCGACTCGCACGCATGAGTATAGCAAGGACATTTCATCGAGAACGATTCACAGGCAGGTGATAAAACAGCAGCTCGATTGAGCTTCGGATATGTCGGGGCGTAGCGCAGCCCGGTAGCGCACTCGCTTGGGGTGCGAGTGGTCGTGGGTTCAAATCCCGCCGCCCCGACCAGTTTCCAGTGTCGCAGACGTCCGGACCTTCACCGATGATCGTAACGAAATGAGTGCCGATCCCCGAGCTGCTGCAGGCAGCTCTTTTTGTTGAACCTCCATCATGCGCATTCTTGTCACCAACGACGATGGGATTCACTCGCCAGGAATCCTGGCCCTCGCAAAAGGATTGGCTAAAATTGGCGATGTCTGGGTGATCGCCCCAGATCGTGAGCGCACGGCCGTAGCCCATGCTGTGACCTTGCACAAACCACTGAGAGTTCAGGAGGTTAAGCCACGATTCTTTGCAGTCAATGGGACCCCAGTGGATTGCGTGAATTTGGCGTTGCTGAAGATTATGCCCAAAGCACCGGATCTCGTAGTCTCCGGGATCAATAAGGGGGTCAATCTCGGCGATGATGTGATGTATTCAGGCACTGTTTCGGCAGCCATGGAGGGAGCCATCCTCGGTGTCCCATCCATCGCGGTGTCTCAAGAAGGGACAGATAGATTTCACTTTGATGTGGGTGTCATTTTTGCTGTACGGGTCGCACGGTTGGTGCTGGCCAGCGGACTGCCCGACGAGACCCTATTGAATGTGAATATTCCTGATCGCCCACGGTCAGGCATCAAAGGTGTGCGAGTCACCTGTCTGAGCCGAAGGCGGTTCCACAATCCAATTATCGAAAAGCTTGATCCTCACGGTCGAAAATACTATTGGATTGCCGGAAAACGCGTCTCATGGAGCCGCAGTAAAAATGCGGACCACGAGGCCATCGAAGATGGATGTATTTCCATTACACCGATCCGTCTGGACAGTACGCATTATGAGATCCTCGATCAGTTTCGCCCGTGGGAGGCGATGGTGAAGCAGGGCGTTCGAAAATCAGCCATCATGCGGTCACTACGTGTTGGCGCGGAGGGGTTAAAGACATGATCGGCGAACTCATCGAAACCATCATTGGCGAACTCAGCCGTTTCGTGATCGCCGTCATCTCACGATTCGGCTACGGCGGTATTCTGTTCACGATGGCCGTTGAGAGCGCCTGTATCCCGCTACCGAGCGAAATCATCATGCCGTTTTCCGGCTATCTCGTGACGACCGGAGAGTTCACCATGCTGGGGGTGACGCTGGCCGGTGCCGTTGGGAATGTGCTGGGCTCCATTGTCGCGTACTATGCGGGTGTCTGGGGAGGACGACCCTTTGCGGAGCGCTATGGACCGTACTTCTTAGTGTCACGGCATGATCTGGATGTAGCTGATCGCTGGTTCGCCAAATATGGAGAGGCGGCGGTGTTTTTTGGAAGGATGCTGCCGGTCGTGCGGACGTTTATCTCACTCCCGGCCGGCATTGCGAGGATGAATTTCCCGCGCTTCGTCCTGTTTACGTTTGTCGGGGCCTTGCCCTGGTGCTATCTCCTGGCATACATCGGCCTTCGGATGGGAGAAGAATGGGAACACCTCCGTGATTACTTTCATCAATTTGACATCCTCATCGGGCTCGTCCTGGCTGTAGGCATTGGGTATTTCCTGTGGTCACATTGGCCCAAACGCAGAACGAGCGCAGAGCCGTAAGTCTTATGCTCAAACTGTTCAATACGATGAGCGGGCGGCAAGAAGTGTTCGAGCCGATGGAACCGAAACACGTGCGCATGTATGTCTGCGGTGTCACGGTCTACGACTATTGCCACATCGGCCATGCCCGTAGTGCACTGGTCTTCGACGTGCTCAGGCGCTACTTGGAATACAGTGGTTACAGTGTCACCTTTGTGAAGAACTTCACGGATGTGGATGACAAGATCATCAAGAGGGCCAATGAACAGGGCGTTACCTGTGAGACGGTGACGCAGAAGTTCATCCAAGCCTATCATGACGACATGGCAAAGCTTGGTGTGCGCCCAGCCTCAATCGAACCCAAGGCGACGGAACACATGGAGGAGATCATCGAACTGACCGGGACTTTGCTCCGCAAAGGGTTGGCGTACCAAGTCGAAGGCGACGTGTATTTTGACGTGGCCCAATATCCAGCCTACGGCGCTCTCTCCAAACGCAAGCTTGAAGATCTGCAAGCCGGGGCCCGGGTTGAAGTCGATGAGCGAAAGCGCCATCCGATGGATTTTGCCCTCTGGAAAAAAAGCAAGCCCGGAGAACCGGCGTGGGAGAGCCCTTGGGGACCAGGCCGTCCTGGCTGGCATATTGAGTGTTCAGCCATGTCGATCCGGCATCTCGGTGAAACCTTTGATATTCACGGTGGCGGGATGGATCTGATCTTTCCTCACCATGAGAATGAAATCGCTCAGTCGTGCGGTGCGACTGGCCAGCACTTTGCCAAATATTGGGTGCATAACGGATTTGTCCAGATCAATAAGGAGAAGATGTCGAAGTCGCTCGGCAACTTCTTTACCATCCGTGAGATCTTTGAGAAATCAGAATGGTCGGAAGCGATTACTGGTGAAATCCTCCGCTACTTTCTTCTGTCCACTCACTACCATGGGCCGTTGGATTTCTCAGACCAAGCTCTGAAAGAGGCCAAAAACGCTCTGAATGGTTTCTATGATTTATTCGCTCGCCTGGAAGAGACTGGGACAGGGGCACAAGAGGCCGAGGAAAGCCTCCGCGCTTCGGTTGGCTTGACGCAAGACATGTTCATGAAGGGCATGGGTGATAATCTGAATACACCCATGGCATTAGCGGAGTTCCAGCAATTGAAGAACCAAGTCAACAAATTGTTGGGGCAGGGTCTTTCAACGGAAGCAAGGAAGATTGCAAGACAAGCGTTTCGGTCGCTGGGAAACTGCCTGGGATTGTTTCAACTAGACCATTGGCAGTTTACTCCTTCAGTTTCAGATTCTCAGCCGATCAAGATCCATGAAACCGCCACAGTTCAATCTGTCCCCACAGAGACAATTATTAAGGGAATGCTGGAAGAGCGAAAAGAAGCCCGTAGTCAGAAAAACTTCAAACGGGCTGACGAGATCAGAAACTCGCTCGCAGCTCAGGGCATCATAATCGAGGATAAGCCCGATGGCACCAGCCGGTGGAAACGGTAGTCCACAAGAGATCCTCTACGGTCTCCATGCCGTCCGGGAAGCACTGAAAGCTGAAAACCGCCCATTGCAGCGAGTGTTGGTTCTTCGGACCGATAAGCAGTACACAGATGTGGTGCAACTCGCTCGAGCACGCCAAATTCCCATTCATGTTCAACCTCTTGCCTCCTTCGACCGGCTGGTGCCCAACGGCAGGCACCAAGGCGTGGTTGCCGTTGCCTCAGTAAAGGCCTATCAGACGGAGGATTCGATTCTTGCTGGAGCTGCTCACCGGCATGAACCTCCGCTGCTTGTCATTCTTGATGGGGTGGAAGACCCTCACAACCTTGGCGCTGTACTTCGGACGGCAGAAGGTGCGGGCGTCCATGGAGTGTTTATCCCGGAACGCAGGGCTGTCGGTCTGACATCCGCCGTCGCAAAAGCGTCAGCCGGGGCGATCGATCACATTCCCGTAGCGCGTGTCACCAACATGAGCAGATCGATCGAATCGTTGAAGGCCGCCGGTGTTTGGATCTACGGTGTCACCCCGTCGGCCGATAAGGTCTTTACCGAGATCGACCTGCGAGGGCCGGTTGGGCTAGTGCTAGGCGGAGAGGGGACGGGCATCAGACCAGGCGTGTTACAGCATTGCGATGACTGCATTCGCATTCCGCTGAGAGGGCGAGTTGAATCGCTGAATGTGTCGGCGGCTGCCGCGATTGTCCTCTTCGAAGCCGTTCGTCAACGAGCTCAGCAGAATCACCGGCCATGACTCATCGGATTCTTAGCGACCCACCTTGGATAGCGGTCTTCAGCAGCTGAGCGGTATTCGAGACCCGCATCTTCTTCATCATATTGGCCCGGTGGGCCTCGACGGTTTTCACGCTGATCTTCAGCCGGTTGCCGATTTCCTTGTTCTTAAATCCAGCCCAGATCAATTCCAGGATCTCTTGTTCCCGTGACGTAAGCGACTCCGGACGTCTTGGGCGCGGAGGAGGCTCGAGGTTCACAAGGGATTTCCGAGGTCGTGGCTTGACACTCCCTTTAGCCATGATGACAAGTTCTCCTTTGATCGGAATAGGTTTCAGGTATACTCGACGTGATCGTCGAACCGATCACGCGAGCATTATGGAACGATTAAGGAAGAATGTAAATT
This genomic window contains:
- a CDS encoding integration host factor subunit alpha, with protein sequence MRKADIAEEIFKQVGISKNEASDIVEFVLNLLKSVLQKGDSVKIAGFGNFVVRSKGARKGRNPRTGEEIGITPRRVVTFRPSQVFKKYVNS
- a CDS encoding MerR family transcriptional regulator, which translates into the protein MGTEPRLGSKVFYKIGEVSHLTKLPAYVLRFWESQFTFLKPKKSRGNQRLYIQRDVETVLEIKRMLYEEGHTIEGVKRYWVRRRRINSRKLRPREIAKKVMGDLRIILKILDSHA
- the surE gene encoding 5'/3'-nucleotidase SurE; translated protein: MRILVTNDDGIHSPGILALAKGLAKIGDVWVIAPDRERTAVAHAVTLHKPLRVQEVKPRFFAVNGTPVDCVNLALLKIMPKAPDLVVSGINKGVNLGDDVMYSGTVSAAMEGAILGVPSIAVSQEGTDRFHFDVGVIFAVRVARLVLASGLPDETLLNVNIPDRPRSGIKGVRVTCLSRRRFHNPIIEKLDPHGRKYYWIAGKRVSWSRSKNADHEAIEDGCISITPIRLDSTHYEILDQFRPWEAMVKQGVRKSAIMRSLRVGAEGLKT
- a CDS encoding DedA family protein — its product is MIGELIETIIGELSRFVIAVISRFGYGGILFTMAVESACIPLPSEIIMPFSGYLVTTGEFTMLGVTLAGAVGNVLGSIVAYYAGVWGGRPFAERYGPYFLVSRHDLDVADRWFAKYGEAAVFFGRMLPVVRTFISLPAGIARMNFPRFVLFTFVGALPWCYLLAYIGLRMGEEWEHLRDYFHQFDILIGLVLAVGIGYFLWSHWPKRRTSAEP
- a CDS encoding cysteine--tRNA ligase, encoding MLKLFNTMSGRQEVFEPMEPKHVRMYVCGVTVYDYCHIGHARSALVFDVLRRYLEYSGYSVTFVKNFTDVDDKIIKRANEQGVTCETVTQKFIQAYHDDMAKLGVRPASIEPKATEHMEEIIELTGTLLRKGLAYQVEGDVYFDVAQYPAYGALSKRKLEDLQAGARVEVDERKRHPMDFALWKKSKPGEPAWESPWGPGRPGWHIECSAMSIRHLGETFDIHGGGMDLIFPHHENEIAQSCGATGQHFAKYWVHNGFVQINKEKMSKSLGNFFTIREIFEKSEWSEAITGEILRYFLLSTHYHGPLDFSDQALKEAKNALNGFYDLFARLEETGTGAQEAEESLRASVGLTQDMFMKGMGDNLNTPMALAEFQQLKNQVNKLLGQGLSTEARKIARQAFRSLGNCLGLFQLDHWQFTPSVSDSQPIKIHETATVQSVPTETIIKGMLEERKEARSQKNFKRADEIRNSLAAQGIIIEDKPDGTSRWKR
- the rlmB gene encoding 23S rRNA (guanosine(2251)-2'-O)-methyltransferase RlmB, whose product is MLYGLHAVREALKAENRPLQRVLVLRTDKQYTDVVQLARARQIPIHVQPLASFDRLVPNGRHQGVVAVASVKAYQTEDSILAGAAHRHEPPLLVILDGVEDPHNLGAVLRTAEGAGVHGVFIPERRAVGLTSAVAKASAGAIDHIPVARVTNMSRSIESLKAAGVWIYGVTPSADKVFTEIDLRGPVGLVLGGEGTGIRPGVLQHCDDCIRIPLRGRVESLNVSAAAAIVLFEAVRQRAQQNHRP
- a CDS encoding response regulator transcription factor produces the protein MAKGSVKPRPRKSLVNLEPPPRPRRPESLTSREQEILELIWAGFKNKEIGNRLKISVKTVEAHRANMMKKMRVSNTAQLLKTAIQGGSLRIR